In Gimesia panareensis, the genomic window ATTTCATTTCAGAACAACTCTCTATCTGTTTTGAAATTCAAATGTTAAGTAACTTGGCCTCCTGCCTGAGACCGTTTAGAGTTAAAGAGGTCTGGAGCAACAGCTGCTCCTTCTCATTTCTCCTGCAGGAACACCAAAGATGACACAGGCGTTGAACTGGAACAGTCAGAATCTGACTCATGGATGGCAACGGGGCGTTACCGCGTTTTACTACGGTCTTGGCTTCTCTGATACAGACTTTAACAAGGCGCAAATCGGAATCGGCGTCCCCCTGCTGGATGGGAATCTCTGCAATGTTCACGCGTATTCACTGGCAAAAACGATTGCTGAGGGATGTCAGTCTGCCGAGATGATCGGCTTGCCTTTTGGCACGCCGGCAGTCAGTGACAACATTACCCAGGGCCAGGAAGGAGGCAACGCCAGTCTCCCTTCCCGAAACATGATCGCCAATGCAGCCGAGTGTGTGGTGAGTGCTCACTCCTACGATGCCCTGATCGGCCTGCATAACTGTGATAAAAATGGGCCCGGCTTCGCCATGGCTCTGGCTCGCCTGAATTATCCCGGTCTGATTGTCAGTGGTGGCAGTATCATGCCCGGTTGCCATAAGGGGCATGATATTTCCATCCTCGATGTTTACGATTCTCAGGCCGCGGCCTCCGTGGGAGCCATGGAAGAATCAGAAGCCGATGAAATCCTGCGGACCGCCTGTCCCGGCCCGGGGGGATGTGGTATCGCCGCTTCGTTCAACACCTGGGGAATTGCCCTGGAAGCGATCGGCCTGATGCTGCCCTTCAGCAGTTCGACCCCCGCCATTGACGAAGCGAAGAAGACCGAATGCCTGAATGTCGCTTCTGCAGTCAAGCACCTGCTGGCAGAGAACATTCGCCCGCGTGACATTCTGACGCGCAAAGCCTTTGAGAATGCCGCTGCCACCATTGCCGCCATTGGTGGATCGACTAATGGAATTCTGCACCTGCTGGCACTGGCCCGCGAAGCAGGTGTGGATTTCCAGTTGCAGGACATCCAGGAAATCCTCAGAAAAACTCCTGTTTACTGCAGTTTTGCTCCCCGCGGGAAAAAAACCATGGTGGACCTGCACCATCTGGGCGGGACTCCGATTCTGCTCAAACATCTCCTCAAGGCCGGCATCATTGACGGTAGCTGCCTGACTGTTACGGGAAAAACACTGGCCGAAAACCTGGCAGACATTGGCGATGTCCCTGCGGACCAGGAATTGATCGCTCCCCTCGGTCAGCCTTATAAAGAATATGCCGACATGCAGGTCTGCTTCGGCAACCTTGCTCCCGGGGGAATCGTCTTCAAAGTCTCCAGCATGCAGGAATCGCATTTCACCGGTGTCGCCTGCTGCTTCGATGAAGCCAAAGGGGTTGTAGACGCAGTAGAAGCCAACCAGATCAAACCGGGAAGCGTGATTGTGCTGCGCAATCTCGGACCGGTTGCCTCAGGCATGCCAGAAGTGCTGGTTGCGACAGCCGCCCTGACCGTCCCGGAACTCGATGGGAAAGTCGCCTTCATTTCCGACACGCGTGTCTCGGGAGTCTCGCACGGTGCGATTGGCGTGCACTGTTCTCCCGAAGCCGCCATCGGTGGCCCCATCGGTCTGGTACAGAATGGCGATCAGATTTCCTTCGACCTGCTCAAAGGAACGATCCAGCTGGAAATTAGTGAAGAAGAACTCACACAGCGCCAGTCTGACCTGACGGTCAAACCAGTTCAACACACGCGAGGTTACCTGGCTGATTTCTCAGCCACGACGTCCCAGGCCCACCACGGCTGTGTGAGCAAGGCGCTGCTCCCTGACTGCGAATGAACCGGAATCGATGACGCATTAATCACAGGAGAAAAACCAATCAGTATGAACAATCCCGCCGCTTTCCCAGAGGACCTGTTTCAGACACTGGAAGAATTTCAACAGAAGCATCTACTGACCTGGTGGAGCGAACTCGATCCGTCACAGCAGGATGAACTGGTCGCACAGATTAGAAAGATTAACTTTGCACAGATCCAGCGGCTTTATTCACCCGGTAGTTCTGCAGACAGTGAAGAGTCCCCTGCTCAGAAGGCAGAGCGGGCCACGCGCCCCGCGACCGTCGTACGTCTGACAGACCGTCAGTCTGATTCTTCAGAGTCAACTCAGGCGATCGCAGCCGGAAAAGAATGCCTGTCAGCAGGAAAAGTGGGAGCGATTCTAGTGGCGGGAGGACAGGGTTCACGTCTCGGTTTTCCTCACCCCAAAGGCATGTATCCTGTCGGTCCGGTACGTCAGACCTCCCTGTTTCAGATTCTGGTTGAGCAATTGAGAGCGCGGGCGAAGCAGGCAGGTCAGCCGATCAGTTATTTCATTATGACCAGCGATGCCACTCATGATGAAACCGTGGCCTACTTCCAGCAAAACCAGAATTTCGGTCTGGCAGATGAGAACCTGTTTTTCTTCAAACAGGGAACCATGCCCGCTGTTGACGCACAGACCGGAAAGATCTTACTGGAAAGCAAACACCGCATCGCCGTCAGCCCGGACGGTCATGGAGGCATGCTGGCGGCTCTCAAGAATTCCGGTATGTTCGATGAGATGCGCAAACAGGGAATCGACACGCTCTACTATCATCAGGTCGACAATCCGACTGCGATCGTCTGTGACCCGGAATTCCTGGGCTATCATCTGAAGCGGAATGCCGAAGTCTCCGTCAAAGTGGTCTCCAAACGCTCTGCAGATGAAAAGATGGGAGTTGTCTGCGATGTGGACCAGAAAACCCAGATTATTGAATACAGTGATCTGCCAACTCATATTGCAGAACAGACTGATGAACAAGGCCAACTGCTGCACTGGGCCGGCAGCACCGCCATCCACGTGTTTAATCGGGATTTCCTGGAACAGATTGCCGATAATGACGATCAGTTTCCATTCCACCGCGCCAACAAAAAGGTGCCGCATCTCGATGCATCCGGATCTCAGGTGACCCCTGAAACGCCGAATGCGATCAAATTTGAACGCTTCATTTTCGATGTGCTGCCGGTCGCAGATACCGTTCTGGTCTATGAAATCGATCGCGAACGCGAATTTAACCCGCTGAAAAATGCGGAAGGACAGGACTCGCCTGCGACCGTTCAGGCTGCTCTGAAGCGGATTGCCTCTGAATGGCTCTCGGCCTGCGACGTCGAGGTCCCCGCAGACTGCCCCGTGGAGATCAGTCCGCTGCTGGCGCTGGACGCAGAGGATCTCAAATCGAAAGTTGCAGCGGACCTGACGATCAATGGCCCCCTCTACCTCGGAGAATAACAGCCCGGAGCCAGCCTGAGCTGGCAGGGACTCGTATCTGGAGAAACAAAAATGCTGCATACGGTGGTCATGGCGGGTGGCAGTGGTACGCGGTTCTGGCCTCAAAGCCGAACAGCGATGCCCAAACAGCTGCTCAAACTGGTTGGCGAAGAGACCATGATTCAGGAGACGGTAACCCGTTGCCGCCCGCTTTCGCAAGCCGACCAGACCTGGATCGCCACTAACGCGACGCTGGCACCGGAAATCCAGCGACAGCTTCCCCAATTAAACCCGGAACACATTCTGGTCGAACCAGTGCCTCGCAATACCGCCCCCTGCATCGGGCTGGCTGCCATTCACCTGCTGAAACAGGATCCTGAGGCAACCATGCTGGTAGTCTCCTCAGACCATGTCATCCGTCCCGCTTCCGGATTCCAGCAGACAGTTCAGCACGCTGTGAACCTGATCGATGAGGATTCGGAAACGCTGGTATTGATCGGAGTGCCTCCGAATGTTCCCGCGACTGGATATGGTTACATTCAGACCGGCGCGGAGATCAGTCCCGCAACCGGACCGGGTATGAAGGTAGCTGCCTTCAAAGAAAAACCGGACCTGGAAACCGCACAGCAGTATCTCGACAGCGGCGAATACCTCTGGAACTGCGGCATCTTTGTGTGGAAAGCCCAGACGCTTCTGCAGGCCCTGAAAAAATACGAGCCGGAAATGCATTCAGCTTTAAATCGAATTGCGGCCTCGATCGGGACTCCAGAATATGCAACAGTACTGGCAGAGGAATTTGCTTCGATGAAATCGATTTCGATCGACTATGCCATTCTGGAACATTCCAGGGAATCTCTGGCAGTGGTCCCGGCTGAGTTTGAATGGGATGATGTCGGCAACTGGAGCACACTGCAGAAATATTTCCCCACCGATGAGAACGGAAATACCGTGGTCGGACTGCACTGTGGGATCAAGACTTCGGATAGCATCATTCGTACGACTGACGATCATCTGGTAGCGACTTTCGGCGTCAGTCATTGCCTGATTGTGCATACGCCGGATGCCACGCTGATTGCCCCCCGGGATGATGAAGCAGCCATCAAAGATCTGGTGAATGCATTGAAGGAGCGGGGTTATGAACGATACCTCTGAAATCAGTGGGCCATGCGAAGCCGATTTTCCGACAGAAGGTCGACTCCTGGGACTGGACTACGGCACAAAACGGGTCGGCATCGCGATCTCGACTGCAGAACAGAACATCGCCAGCCCGCTTGATAATTACACGCGTCAGACTTCTGAACAGGACCAGAAGCACCTGCAGAAAATCATCACAGAATATCAGTGCCGGGGGCTCGTGGTCGGGCTTCCCGTACACATGAGTGGCGACGAGGGTCAGAAAGCGAAAGAGGCCCGCCGCTTTGGCGACTGGATCAGCCAGTTTGCGGGGATCCCTGTCCGCTACTGGGACGAACGTTATTCCTCTGCCACCG contains:
- the ilvD gene encoding dihydroxy-acid dehydratase; this translates as MTQALNWNSQNLTHGWQRGVTAFYYGLGFSDTDFNKAQIGIGVPLLDGNLCNVHAYSLAKTIAEGCQSAEMIGLPFGTPAVSDNITQGQEGGNASLPSRNMIANAAECVVSAHSYDALIGLHNCDKNGPGFAMALARLNYPGLIVSGGSIMPGCHKGHDISILDVYDSQAAASVGAMEESEADEILRTACPGPGGCGIAASFNTWGIALEAIGLMLPFSSSTPAIDEAKKTECLNVASAVKHLLAENIRPRDILTRKAFENAAATIAAIGGSTNGILHLLALAREAGVDFQLQDIQEILRKTPVYCSFAPRGKKTMVDLHHLGGTPILLKHLLKAGIIDGSCLTVTGKTLAENLADIGDVPADQELIAPLGQPYKEYADMQVCFGNLAPGGIVFKVSSMQESHFTGVACCFDEAKGVVDAVEANQIKPGSVIVLRNLGPVASGMPEVLVATAALTVPELDGKVAFISDTRVSGVSHGAIGVHCSPEAAIGGPIGLVQNGDQISFDLLKGTIQLEISEEELTQRQSDLTVKPVQHTRGYLADFSATTSQAHHGCVSKALLPDCE
- a CDS encoding UTP--glucose-1-phosphate uridylyltransferase, which encodes MNNPAAFPEDLFQTLEEFQQKHLLTWWSELDPSQQDELVAQIRKINFAQIQRLYSPGSSADSEESPAQKAERATRPATVVRLTDRQSDSSESTQAIAAGKECLSAGKVGAILVAGGQGSRLGFPHPKGMYPVGPVRQTSLFQILVEQLRARAKQAGQPISYFIMTSDATHDETVAYFQQNQNFGLADENLFFFKQGTMPAVDAQTGKILLESKHRIAVSPDGHGGMLAALKNSGMFDEMRKQGIDTLYYHQVDNPTAIVCDPEFLGYHLKRNAEVSVKVVSKRSADEKMGVVCDVDQKTQIIEYSDLPTHIAEQTDEQGQLLHWAGSTAIHVFNRDFLEQIADNDDQFPFHRANKKVPHLDASGSQVTPETPNAIKFERFIFDVLPVADTVLVYEIDREREFNPLKNAEGQDSPATVQAALKRIASEWLSACDVEVPADCPVEISPLLALDAEDLKSKVAADLTINGPLYLGE
- a CDS encoding mannose-1-phosphate guanylyltransferase, whose product is MLHTVVMAGGSGTRFWPQSRTAMPKQLLKLVGEETMIQETVTRCRPLSQADQTWIATNATLAPEIQRQLPQLNPEHILVEPVPRNTAPCIGLAAIHLLKQDPEATMLVVSSDHVIRPASGFQQTVQHAVNLIDEDSETLVLIGVPPNVPATGYGYIQTGAEISPATGPGMKVAAFKEKPDLETAQQYLDSGEYLWNCGIFVWKAQTLLQALKKYEPEMHSALNRIAASIGTPEYATVLAEEFASMKSISIDYAILEHSRESLAVVPAEFEWDDVGNWSTLQKYFPTDENGNTVVGLHCGIKTSDSIIRTTDDHLVATFGVSHCLIVHTPDATLIAPRDDEAAIKDLVNALKERGYERYL
- the ruvX gene encoding Holliday junction resolvase RuvX; translation: MNDTSEISGPCEADFPTEGRLLGLDYGTKRVGIAISTAEQNIASPLDNYTRQTSEQDQKHLQKIITEYQCRGLVVGLPVHMSGDEGQKAKEARRFGDWISQFAGIPVRYWDERYSSATAEEFLMNMNISRNKRKAYLDKLAAQIILQSFLDSPNRDQKPESF